The region GCTTCAAAGGCCGGCTTCAAGTGCTCGGTAACGTCGAATGCCAGTTGGAAGTGATCACCCTCTCGGACAAACCAGGTCTTGCCCTTTTGCTTGGCAAGCCAGCGCCCGATCGGCCATTGGTTCCACCAGGCAGTCCAAGCTTCATCCTCCGCCGTCTCGTGATCAAGAGCGTGCCCGTCTCCTTCAAGATCGCGACGAAGAACCTGGTGATTCATGAGATATTGCCGGCATTTGCTCGCGAACTCTCGCAGGTCCACGCCTTCAAATAGCTTTCCCTGGTCGAGCAGAACGCGCAAGACAACCATTTTGTAGGACTTGTTGAGATTCGTCGTCTCTAGCATTCTTAGCCAGTCCGCAAATTCGGCGGTAGCTTCTTGCTCCTCCTGGGACAAATCGCCTTCCGACTCAGCAAATGGGAACCAACTGCCTTCTGCGGCTGATATAGTTCGCGGCAGAAAGCCACGTGAAAACACTTCCAACATAGCTGGTCGTCGTCCCAGGTCGTCACGGATGCTCCGATACCCTTCGATCGCAGCTGATCTGCCTTGGGGAAGGAACACCCTGAGCATGTCTTGGGCATCCAGTTCTACATCCAATAAGCATCCCTCGGGCAGACTCGGAGGCTCGCCGTTGAGCCACTGCCTGAGAGTCTGCCACCCTTCCTGAGAACTCCGTAGCGAAAGAAGGTGGATGATTCGCTGGGCGAAGACTCGATGGTTCCCGACAAAATCGATCACCAACAAGCGAGACTTGCCCTCACTGGCTCGTAGCCCTCGACCAAGTTGCTGTAGGAAGATGACTTTCGACTCGGTTGGCCTCAACATGACGACTCGATCGACAGCCGGAATATCGAGTCCCTCATTGAACATGTCGACGACGCAGAGAGTATCTAGTTTGCCGGTCCGCAAGGCCTCCAGAGACTCACCGCAGCTATCACTACCGGCCCCGGAGAAGACAGCCGCGGACGACATGCCGATCGATCGGAGCCAGTCCCGGGTGAACAGGGCATGTCTCCGAGAACAGCAAAAGACGATCGTTCGCTCACCGGGATGCGAGTTAAGGGCAGTCTGAAGGCGATCCATGCGTTCGCTTGTCTCGACGCGTTGTTCCAGCTCTTCGAGGTCAAACCGACCATTACGCCAGGGGATTTGCCGGAAGTCGACGGTATCCTTGATCCCGATGTAATGGAACGGCACCAGCGCCTCCTCGGCTATTCCGTCGCCAATGGTCGCATGATAGGCCAGATTGTCGTCGAAGATGGCGGCCACGTCGAAACCATCCGCCCGTTCTGGCGTAGCCGTCAGCCCCAGAATGAAGCCCGCCTGGACTTTGGCGAGAACTCGCCGGTAAGTGGGAGCATGAGCATGGTGGACCTCATCGACAATTACGTAGTCGAACTCCTGCTGGGCGATTTGCTCCAGCCCCTCAGGTCGCGATAGCTTCTGAATCGAGGCAATGACCGTATCGCCGTCCAAGCAATTTCGATCGCCTACATACCAAGCCGTCGTTCCTTCGGCGTAGGCTGCGTCCAGAACCAGCGAAATAGCCGCTTCGATTTGGGCCAGGATCTGGGCGCGGTGAGCAATCACGAGGACTCGCGGACGGCGTTCCAGGCCCGCTCCAAGTTGCCGCACATCAAAGGCTGCCAGCCATGTCTTGCCCATACCGGTAGCTACTGCAACCAAGGCTCGCTGGTAACCCGCGGAACGAAGCTGATCGAGAGCCTGAAGGGCTTCCGCCTGCCAGGGACGTGGAACCAGCGGTACTTCACGAATATCCGTGGCCTCAGGCTCAAAATGCTTCGCCCGGTATTTGGCGGCAAGCTGCGAGTAGTCTTCAACCAGTTCTGGCGTTAGAGGTGAAGCAAGTTCCCACAACGAATCAAACTCAGTAGATGCCTGAGAATGGGCTTCAGGCTCTGCCTCTTGAGTCGAAAGCAGGTTCCATTCTATGCCTGTCTGTAAAGCGGGCCTTGAGAGGTTGCTACTCCCAATCGAGATGAAGCCATGGTGATCGTCCGCAATTCGCCACGCCTTGGGGTGAAACGATGCCGGTCTCGATGGGAGTTTGGCGATCTCCACCAACTTGACGAACAGCCGCTCCGCTTGAAACTCCTCAACGGCTAGGTCACACCACCCCAGAAGACGTCGCAGCGCCTGAGCGTCGGAGATGTAGAGGTAATCACTCACCAGAATGCGGACGCGCGCTTCATTCCGTATAGCGTCAAAGATCCGCTCTTCGATGACGTCCAGACCTGATAACTGGACAAAGGAGGCCAGGACATCCACATACCGGGCACCCGCGATTCTCCATGAGAGATGTTCCCACAACGGCGAGTCCGGGTATCCCGAGCTAAGCTGTAAGCCGACCTGCTTGGAGCCAGATAAGCCCTGCTCCGGCGACTCCACCAAATAGTTACCTTTGCTGGGAATCACATGGCGAACGCCACCACGGGGGTCGGACATATCGCCCAGGTAACGCGGAATCACATGAATGTGCACATGAGGTACTGTCTGCCCCGCTGCTTTTCCCGCATTGAAGCCCACATTATAGCCATCGGGCTGCGGGTCGAGTGTTTCATCGAGCTTTGCCTTCACCTCTTTGACCAGGTCCATCAGGCCAACTTGTTCGGCCGACGTGGCATCGAACCAAGTAGGCACCAGACGCCGAGTGATCACCAAGGCGTGCCCGGGGCTGACGGGAAAGCCGTCGAAGATTGCAAAGGCGACCTCGTTGGATGCAATCCACTTGTCGCAAGGAATCGAAAGAAATACCGATGGCGGCATACGCCGGCCCTCAAATCATCTGTAGTTGGATCAAAGCTGGACAATGGTTGCCCTATGATCCAATCTCAGCCGCACAGATGCAAGTCAGCGTCACTGCCCCAACGCTAGGACGAGGCATACTATTCCAGTTGAACAACTCATCCCACGTTATCTCAAAGGGGCACCTGAAATGACCGAAAAGCATGTCGAAAAGAAGCGTATCCTCGTCGGAGACCGTGTGACTCTCGTCCAGCGTGGCAAGAAGAGAATCTGGCAGATGGATTTCTATTATAAAGGGCATCGGATACTGACAACCAAAACCCGGAACTTGAAAATCGCCCGTAAGAAAGCACTTGTTGTGGAAGCACAACTCATCCAAGGCACATTCGGTTCCAATGTCCAGGAAAGCAGAATCGCCAGAACTGCTCTCGCGGAAGCTATCAAGCAGTTCATGGAATATCGAGTAGCCGAAGGCAATCGCCCGGGAACCATTGCCCGCTACTCTTCAATCCTCGATCGATTCAGTGATTTTGCTTCCAAGGTGAGAGTGCAGCGTGTCGACCAAGTGACGGTCCCCCTCTTCGATCGCTACCGCAGCATGAGGAAGCCGGTCATCAGCGGGCATTCCCTTTGGCAAGAGTCGCGACTGTTGAAGGACTTTCTCCACTGGTGTTTTACGCGTGGCTATATCGAGACCAGCCTTCTAGCCAACGAGAAGTTCCACGTGCCTAACGTGAGAAAGAAGTCGGTGCTCACGTTTGAACAGGTGAATCAGATCCTTAGGTCAGCCACACCGACCCGTCAAACGATGTTTAGTGTGCTGGCACTCACAGGCATGCGCAGCGGCGAACTGCGAAACTTGCTGATAGAAGACGTGGCCCTCGAAAGCGGCTGGATCTACATTGTGTCCCGAAAAGGACGAGAAACCAAAACCGGCCAAAATTGGAAGGTTCCCATTCACCCACGACTTCGCGACGTCTTACTAAGCTACCAACCCAATGAAACAGGCTGGTACTTCACAGCGATGGCCAGCGAGAAGTACCCTGATGGAAATCATCACATCGATCCCGACGACCTAAACGACGACTTTAAGGCAACACTCCGAAGGGTTGGAATACCGGCTGGCCAGAAAAACGGAGGCTTCACGCTCCACTCTCTGAGGCACTTCTTCAAGAGCCACGCGATTGCCCAGGGTGTTCCCCGTGAATATGTCGATGACTGGCAGGGACATACGCCCAATTACAAGGTCGCCTCGGATGCCTACGTTCACGTCCAGGATGATGATAGTCAGCGTTGGATACGGAGAATTGACTTTTCGGATTTTAACCACGTCTCGAAAAGTATCACTAATTGTCGATTGAATATGCCATAGAGTTGCCGGTGGGGAACATGGACTTCTTGAATCTCAAACTGCCAGATAGCACTCTTCCAACGTTCAAAGAGGCACAGCTCCCAATAAGAGAGAGGTAACCGATTCGACGGCTAATCGTTCGTCTCATCCGTTGGATTGCCCCGAACGTCGGAAGAATCAATTCTTGGTAGCGGCCTATCCCTCGCCAGTGGCGAAAGCGTATCAACGTACCCGTTTGCCCAATCAAGCCAAGCATTCAACTCATGACTCAGTTTGGGACCTGACCGTTGGGTTGCTTCCTCGCGAACCGCTTCGATGTATTGGCGAAGTTCCACACAACGGGCCCAATCGGTCGCGGCAGTTAAAAAGTGCTTCTGTCGCTCCCTTTCTTTTCTCTGCTTCTCTTCGGCTTTCCGTCGTACGCGTTCTGCCGCTTCGCGTTCAATCGCTTCCTGGCGGTTTCGGATTTCCTGGTGGCGAGACTTTTGAATCTCTTGGAGTAGCTTAATTACCACCTCATTCAGGCGATCTTCCAAGAGCGTCTCACCATCAGAAAGAGTGAACATCGGTCCCCAACCATCGCCACGACATACGAGTAGTCGCAGCTCACCGGTTGGTCTGTATTCATAGTCGGTCATAAAACGCGACCTTTGCTCCGCCTTCTCAACCTTCTGAAATCTTTCGCGGATAACGAAGTGGAAGCTATGGTCTAACATCGTAACTTCGTAGGGGCATTTGTTGCGGTGCGTGCTGCGCCGGAAAGCCGTTTCGTATCCGCGGGATTGCAAAGCCTTGAGAAGTGCATCCAATAGAGCCAGTGCCCTTGAAATCGATTGCTCATAGACCTCAATCGTGAGCGTCTCCTCGATTCGCCAGTGGGACGTTAATCGGTCATACGTTCCACGAAAGGCTGATTTCATCGCTTCCTTGGTTACTAGGACCATAGGATGTGGAGCGGTCGGTCTCTTAGGTACGAAGATTCTGTTACTGGACTCCTGTTCAAAAGCGATCCGCTGGGCAATGTCGGAATCGTATCGTTCAAGATTGATTTTGCGTCTTCTGGATATCCCTGAACGCTTAGCTTTCTTGCGTATATCACCCTCTGGCGGAAGCGCGATCTTTCGGACGGAGAGACCGTTTCGCTTCCGCTTCCAATACTCCCGGTCCGGGATTGGAATACGAAGCTCGTGGCACCGCTGTCGCAGGGCGACGTCGGTTTTCTGTAATGCTTTGGCAACTCGGCTTAATGGCTCGTTCCAAACGCGATCATAAAGTTCTGTTCGAGTTAGTGCGGGCTGTTCGGAATCAGCTGACATTTCTCGCCTCCATCTTATGGGGATTCTCGGTGCGGAATCCCCGGATCGAGGCATGCGGCCGAAACAGAGGCCGAATGCCAACTTCATTTTCCAATACTCATCCAAAGCCGGCCACAGAAATTGGTACGTCATGCGAATATTCTACGGTCTGGCGAATGGCCTTTGCGGCTTCCACGATAAGCTGGACTTCCTGTCGCACTCGCTTTCGTTGATCTTCGGTGGGAAGAATGTCCCGATGGACCATTTCCTGGTGGTCCCAGACGTTCTTGACCGTCAGCCGCAATGCGAGGCGTCCCAGCCCAACGACCGTTCCTTTAGCAGAGCGTTCTCGCAGGACAGGCATGACTACTTCCTTCCTGAGTCCATGCGGAACGCTCTGTGAATTGGGTTGAGTGGAAGTCGTTATTCCTTTGAGAGTCCGAGCTGCTTCCATGCACAATCGAGACAGTCGCTGGGATTCACAACGAACACCGATATTCCGCGATCGCTTGACCTCTGAATTGAGCTTCTGGATCGCACCGCG is a window of Bremerella sp. TYQ1 DNA encoding:
- a CDS encoding DEAD/DEAH box helicase family protein, producing the protein MPPSVFLSIPCDKWIASNEVAFAIFDGFPVSPGHALVITRRLVPTWFDATSAEQVGLMDLVKEVKAKLDETLDPQPDGYNVGFNAGKAAGQTVPHVHIHVIPRYLGDMSDPRGGVRHVIPSKGNYLVESPEQGLSGSKQVGLQLSSGYPDSPLWEHLSWRIAGARYVDVLASFVQLSGLDVIEERIFDAIRNEARVRILVSDYLYISDAQALRRLLGWCDLAVEEFQAERLFVKLVEIAKLPSRPASFHPKAWRIADDHHGFISIGSSNLSRPALQTGIEWNLLSTQEAEPEAHSQASTEFDSLWELASPLTPELVEDYSQLAAKYRAKHFEPEATDIREVPLVPRPWQAEALQALDQLRSAGYQRALVAVATGMGKTWLAAFDVRQLGAGLERRPRVLVIAHRAQILAQIEAAISLVLDAAYAEGTTAWYVGDRNCLDGDTVIASIQKLSRPEGLEQIAQQEFDYVIVDEVHHAHAPTYRRVLAKVQAGFILGLTATPERADGFDVAAIFDDNLAYHATIGDGIAEEALVPFHYIGIKDTVDFRQIPWRNGRFDLEELEQRVETSERMDRLQTALNSHPGERTIVFCCSRRHALFTRDWLRSIGMSSAAVFSGAGSDSCGESLEALRTGKLDTLCVVDMFNEGLDIPAVDRVVMLRPTESKVIFLQQLGRGLRASEGKSRLLVIDFVGNHRVFAQRIIHLLSLRSSQEGWQTLRQWLNGEPPSLPEGCLLDVELDAQDMLRVFLPQGRSAAIEGYRSIRDDLGRRPAMLEVFSRGFLPRTISAAEGSWFPFAESEGDLSQEEQEATAEFADWLRMLETTNLNKSYKMVVLRVLLDQGKLFEGVDLREFASKCRQYLMNHQVLRRDLEGDGHALDHETAEDEAWTAWWNQWPIGRWLAKQKGKTWFVREGDHFQLAFDVTEHLKPAFEAMTEEIVEWRLAAYAKSRRLVDTEPGEVVFTAKVSHANGRPILFLPDRAREPNRPVGVTEVQLPDGEVWEFKFVQVACNVAKPLGETKNQLGSLLQEWFGPNAGLPGTNFTVQFENRGEGWQAKPENMPEGHSAEISELPDDVSKIGIFDEIPVEAQFTTHVPIYDLSVAAGGWSNVGIPEPIGWLPVPNQRLREGMFAAQVKGQSMEPTIPSGAWCLFRPCPAGSREDRLLLVQVNAHLDPKDGGRYTVKRYRSRKRSSEGGGTYQTIELEPLNLDYQPIPITEDIAGSIRIMAEFVAVINDGKR
- a CDS encoding tyrosine-type recombinase/integrase; amino-acid sequence: MTEKHVEKKRILVGDRVTLVQRGKKRIWQMDFYYKGHRILTTKTRNLKIARKKALVVEAQLIQGTFGSNVQESRIARTALAEAIKQFMEYRVAEGNRPGTIARYSSILDRFSDFASKVRVQRVDQVTVPLFDRYRSMRKPVISGHSLWQESRLLKDFLHWCFTRGYIETSLLANEKFHVPNVRKKSVLTFEQVNQILRSATPTRQTMFSVLALTGMRSGELRNLLIEDVALESGWIYIVSRKGRETKTGQNWKVPIHPRLRDVLLSYQPNETGWYFTAMASEKYPDGNHHIDPDDLNDDFKATLRRVGIPAGQKNGGFTLHSLRHFFKSHAIAQGVPREYVDDWQGHTPNYKVASDAYVHVQDDDSQRWIRRIDFSDFNHVSKSITNCRLNMP